The Neobacillus sp. OS1-2 genome includes a window with the following:
- a CDS encoding MFS transporter produces the protein MQGWKRNLWVLWIGVFFTSASFSMVIPFLPIFLPQIGVHEHIEMWAGLLFSAAFFAGAIASPFWGSVADKYGRKPMIIRAGFCLFIIYSLTAFVTNPYQLLALRIAQGLLTGFIPGSIALIGTNTPGKKIGYALSMISTASASGGILGPLLGGGIAHLVGNRWAFGSAGIFTLISTILVIFWVTEENFTPSKKRGSVKNDIKEAWSNRPFMLVLILTVVTAGSIMTIEPVLPLYIVKLGGSVDKASLLAGIVFSLPGIASALFAPVWGRWADKVGFHRVLVVGLLGGGLGTLAQILFSEIIGFSIIRFVFGVFFCAVYPALNGLVVKSTAEEFRGRAFGLSQTANQIGGMTGPMIGGFIGGIFPVQMVFLVTGVLLLVAMGAAYWKGKGLISVSVRKSNA, from the coding sequence ATGCAAGGCTGGAAACGTAATTTATGGGTTTTATGGATTGGTGTCTTTTTTACATCGGCAAGTTTTTCGATGGTTATTCCCTTTTTACCGATCTTTCTTCCACAAATCGGCGTCCATGAACATATTGAAATGTGGGCAGGATTATTATTTAGCGCAGCGTTCTTTGCGGGAGCGATCGCTTCGCCGTTCTGGGGGAGTGTAGCCGATAAATATGGACGAAAGCCGATGATTATCCGGGCGGGATTTTGTCTTTTTATCATCTATAGTTTGACCGCATTTGTGACAAATCCCTATCAGTTATTGGCCTTACGGATTGCGCAAGGGCTATTAACCGGATTTATTCCTGGGTCGATTGCTTTAATTGGGACGAATACACCCGGTAAAAAGATCGGGTATGCACTGTCGATGATTTCGACTGCATCTGCCTCTGGCGGGATTCTTGGACCGCTGCTTGGCGGAGGAATTGCACATTTGGTCGGAAACCGCTGGGCTTTTGGCAGCGCGGGAATCTTTACTTTGATTTCGACAATTTTGGTCATTTTTTGGGTAACGGAGGAGAACTTTACCCCAAGCAAAAAGCGTGGTTCTGTAAAAAATGATATAAAAGAAGCGTGGAGCAATCGGCCATTTATGCTAGTGCTGATCTTAACAGTTGTTACGGCAGGATCGATCATGACGATTGAGCCGGTTCTACCCTTGTATATTGTTAAATTGGGCGGCTCAGTTGATAAGGCTTCACTGTTAGCCGGTATTGTATTTTCACTTCCGGGGATTGCCAGTGCCTTATTTGCTCCTGTCTGGGGGAGATGGGCTGATAAAGTCGGATTTCATCGCGTACTTGTGGTCGGGCTGCTTGGCGGCGGTCTCGGCACGCTGGCCCAGATTCTGTTCAGTGAAATTATCGGATTTTCCATTATCCGTTTTGTCTTTGGTGTCTTTTTCTGTGCGGTCTATCCAGCATTAAACGGTCTTGTTGTGAAGTCAACAGCCGAGGAATTCCGCGGTCGAGCATTCGGATTAAGCCAAACCGCTAATCAGATTGGCGGGATGACAGGACCGATGATTGGCGGCTTCATAGGCGGGATTTTTCCGGTGCAGATGGTCTTTCTCGTAACAGGTGTTTTATTGTTAGTGGCGATGGGAGCGGCATATTGGAAAGGCAAAGGTCTCATTAGTGTGTCAGTGAGAAAAAGCAACGCGTAG
- a CDS encoding RNA polymerase sigma-70 factor, whose product MQITKEDYQLFRPLLFSLGYRMLGSVVDTEDIVQETFLKASQISEENIKNKKAYLCKMMTNLCLDLVKSARYRREQYVGPWNPEPLLLEKVHAFDPSEVFLQKEGLSIAYLRMMEHLAPDERAVLLLREVFDFPYSEIATIIEKKDENCRKIFSRAKQKISLVEGESLHYEKNKIMVNRFVEAFQLQNTNTLLELISENVTLFSDGGGKVTAAVRPVVSVSNVLALLYGIIKKAPKESFFEIKSVNCQPAIVIYINGKIQSILSFYIHNEKINEMYITMNPEKLPIH is encoded by the coding sequence GTGCAAATTACGAAAGAAGATTACCAACTATTTAGACCGTTATTGTTTTCATTAGGTTATCGGATGTTAGGTTCTGTAGTGGATACAGAGGATATTGTCCAAGAAACGTTTTTAAAAGCTTCCCAAATCAGTGAGGAGAACATAAAGAATAAGAAAGCATATCTCTGTAAAATGATGACAAACCTTTGTCTTGATTTAGTAAAGTCTGCACGGTACAGACGAGAACAGTATGTGGGACCATGGAATCCTGAGCCATTATTACTAGAGAAAGTACATGCCTTTGATCCATCTGAAGTTTTTTTACAAAAGGAAGGTTTGAGTATTGCCTATTTACGCATGATGGAGCATTTAGCACCCGATGAACGAGCAGTCCTTCTTTTAAGAGAGGTATTTGATTTCCCCTATTCAGAGATTGCTACTATCATTGAAAAGAAGGATGAAAACTGTAGGAAAATTTTTAGCAGGGCTAAGCAAAAAATCTCCCTTGTGGAAGGAGAAAGCTTACACTATGAGAAAAATAAAATAATGGTTAATCGCTTTGTAGAAGCGTTTCAACTACAAAATACGAATACTCTATTAGAACTTATATCAGAAAATGTCACACTATTTTCTGATGGCGGAGGGAAAGTTACGGCTGCTGTACGTCCTGTCGTATCCGTATCCAACGTTTTGGCCTTACTATACGGAATCATAAAAAAGGCCCCTAAAGAATCCTTTTTCGAGATAAAAAGTGTCAATTGTCAGCCAGCAATCGTGATCTATATAAACGGAAAGATTCAAAGTATCCTTAGTTTTTATATTCATAATGAAAAAATTAACGAAATGTATATAACTATGAATCCTGAAAAATTACCCATTCATTAA
- a CDS encoding NAD(P)/FAD-dependent oxidoreductase, protein MTQKWDIVIVGGGLAGYVAANYLSKTNLSIILLEKGKKGGGRARTNKMKEQYLNLGPHALYKKGKAKSILEDLGIHLQGRSPKLGGKFIENNIDYAAPLSPLAFFTTSLLNGKERMEWVAVLLKVLRIDPEKLAEQSYQQWVKQAAHSKKVESLLYILGRLSTYCHAPGRVSAKVMVSTLKNALGGVLYLDGGWQTIIDQLHNKAILSGVQIQSHTLVKQIDPALQGEFKLILANGEEIHSKYVICTSGPHELNEMLAEKGTPYLKNFLAQVTAVRGATLDVALTQLPNPKRLFAMGITDPLYYSVHSTYAHLSNDPKNAVLHVFKYHHSDDTIEGTSVKNELEQFLDKLQPGWQQYVITRRFIPTITVNQRLPQIGDELKLLRSKTEIPRLYIAGDWASPDSILADGAASSGKQAAEEILLNEMSENRANYERRLPTI, encoded by the coding sequence ATGACTCAAAAATGGGATATTGTCATTGTTGGTGGTGGATTAGCAGGTTATGTGGCAGCAAATTATTTATCTAAGACCAACTTATCTATAATACTTTTAGAAAAGGGAAAAAAGGGTGGTGGAAGAGCTAGAACAAACAAAATGAAAGAACAGTATTTGAATTTAGGCCCCCATGCCCTTTATAAAAAAGGAAAAGCCAAGTCTATTCTCGAAGATTTAGGTATACATCTTCAGGGAAGGTCTCCTAAATTAGGCGGCAAATTTATCGAAAACAATATCGACTATGCTGCACCGCTTTCTCCTTTGGCGTTCTTTACAACAAGCCTTTTGAATGGAAAAGAACGTATGGAGTGGGTTGCGGTTTTGTTGAAAGTATTGAGAATCGATCCTGAAAAGTTAGCGGAGCAATCCTACCAACAATGGGTTAAGCAAGCCGCTCATTCTAAAAAAGTTGAATCATTACTCTATATACTTGGCAGACTTTCCACCTATTGCCATGCTCCTGGAAGGGTGAGTGCAAAAGTAATGGTATCAACTTTGAAAAATGCTTTAGGAGGCGTACTTTATTTAGATGGTGGCTGGCAAACGATCATTGACCAACTTCACAATAAAGCAATCCTTTCAGGTGTTCAGATTCAATCACATACCCTTGTTAAACAAATTGATCCCGCTCTACAGGGTGAATTTAAATTGATTCTAGCAAATGGCGAAGAAATTCACAGCAAATATGTGATTTGTACATCCGGCCCACACGAACTTAATGAAATGTTAGCAGAAAAAGGGACTCCATATCTAAAGAACTTTTTAGCCCAGGTAACGGCTGTAAGGGGTGCAACGTTAGATGTCGCGTTAACACAGCTCCCGAACCCAAAGCGATTGTTCGCTATGGGCATCACTGATCCACTCTATTATTCCGTGCATTCCACCTATGCCCACCTCTCAAATGATCCAAAGAATGCCGTTCTTCATGTATTTAAATATCATCACTCAGATGACACAATAGAGGGAACAAGTGTTAAAAACGAGCTTGAACAATTCTTAGATAAGCTGCAGCCAGGGTGGCAGCAGTATGTGATTACAAGGCGTTTTATCCCTACCATTACGGTGAACCAACGCTTGCCTCAAATAGGGGATGAGCTCAAGCTGCTGCGTTCTAAAACAGAAATTCCGCGATTATATATAGCAGGAGACTGGGCCTCTCCCGACTCCATTTTGGCAGATGGAGCAGCCAGCAGTGGAAAACAAGCTGCGGAAGAAATCCTTTTAAATGAAATGAGTGAAAATCGTGCAAATTACGAAAGAAGATTACCAACTATTTAG
- a CDS encoding ring-cleaving dioxygenase produces MELLGLHHVSILTGKAEKNYEFYTKILGMRLVKKTVNQDNTESYHLFYADAEGTPGTDVTFFDIPGLGQSYRGTSDISFVSLRVKSSDSLLFWKKRFQQYHVEHEDIQKRANRDTLAFRDFEGTRLILVADNREKGVRAGVPWQRDDIPLEHAIIGLGPVTLTVGIAEPTIGVLTEVMGFRFVGSYPSLEGNYPDILVYAAGAGGSGAEVHIETRPDLPKARLGRGGVHHVAFRIPNEEEYDQWAQRIKENRLPNSGKVERYYFKALYFREPNGILFELSTDTPGFATDEPIETMGEKLALPPFLEPKRTEIEEKLRPLILE; encoded by the coding sequence ATGGAACTCTTAGGATTACATCATGTATCCATATTGACTGGAAAAGCGGAAAAGAATTATGAATTTTATACAAAGATTTTAGGAATGAGATTGGTAAAGAAAACAGTGAATCAAGATAATACAGAATCCTATCATCTCTTTTATGCGGATGCAGAGGGAACGCCCGGAACTGACGTAACGTTCTTCGACATTCCTGGTCTCGGACAATCATACAGAGGAACGTCAGATATTTCCTTCGTATCGCTAAGGGTGAAAAGTTCAGATTCATTGTTATTTTGGAAAAAACGTTTTCAACAATATCATGTAGAACATGAGGATATTCAAAAAAGAGCCAATCGTGATACATTGGCCTTCAGAGATTTCGAGGGAACTCGGTTAATCCTTGTAGCCGATAACCGTGAAAAGGGTGTAAGAGCAGGGGTTCCTTGGCAAAGGGATGACATTCCTTTGGAGCATGCCATTATTGGATTAGGACCCGTAACACTAACAGTCGGAATCGCCGAACCAACGATCGGCGTTTTAACAGAGGTTATGGGCTTTCGATTTGTTGGCTCCTATCCATCACTTGAAGGGAATTATCCCGATATATTGGTTTATGCGGCTGGTGCAGGCGGCAGCGGTGCAGAAGTTCATATTGAAACAAGACCTGATTTGCCAAAAGCCCGACTTGGGCGCGGCGGTGTTCATCATGTTGCCTTCCGCATTCCCAATGAAGAAGAGTATGATCAATGGGCACAGCGGATAAAGGAAAATCGATTACCGAATTCGGGGAAAGTGGAACGGTATTACTTCAAGGCATTATATTTCCGAGAACCCAATGGAATATTATTTGAATTATCCACGGATACACCAGGGTTTGCGACAGATGAACCGATAGAAACCATGGGGGAGAAACTAGCACTGCCGCCATTTTTGGAACCAAAGCGAACCGAGATCGAGGAAAAATTGCGTCCATTGATCTTAGAATAA
- a CDS encoding ring-cleaving dioxygenase — MNHLKGMHHVTAITSSAEKNYEFFTYVLGMRLVKKTVNQDDIQTYHLFFADDKGSAGTDMTFFDFPGIPKGVHGTNEISKTSFRVPSDAALDYWVKRFDRLEVKHTGINEQFGKKTLSFVDFDDQHYQLISDELNTGVESGTPWQNGPIPLEYAITGLGPIFVRIANFDYFKEMMEKVLLFKETDNDGSFHLFEVGEGGNGASVIVEYNAILPEARQGFGTVHHAAFRVEDRSVLEEWIERMSSFGFQTSGYVNRHFFESLYVRVAPQILFEFATDGPGFMGDEPYETLGEKLSLPPFLEPKRAQIEKLVRPIDTVRSTKVFSKE, encoded by the coding sequence ATGAACCATCTAAAAGGAATGCACCATGTAACAGCGATTACAAGTAGTGCTGAAAAGAACTATGAATTTTTCACCTATGTACTAGGTATGCGGTTAGTAAAAAAGACGGTCAATCAAGATGATATTCAAACCTATCATTTATTCTTTGCTGATGATAAAGGCAGTGCAGGTACAGATATGACGTTTTTCGACTTCCCAGGCATACCGAAAGGCGTTCACGGTACAAACGAGATTTCTAAAACATCATTCCGTGTACCAAGTGATGCTGCCTTAGACTATTGGGTAAAACGGTTTGATCGTCTAGAAGTTAAACATACTGGAATCAACGAGCAGTTTGGCAAGAAGACACTTTCTTTCGTTGATTTTGATGACCAGCACTATCAATTGATTTCGGATGAATTAAATACAGGAGTAGAATCCGGCACACCTTGGCAAAACGGTCCGATTCCACTTGAATATGCGATTACAGGTTTAGGACCGATTTTTGTCAGGATTGCCAACTTTGATTACTTTAAAGAAATGATGGAAAAAGTTCTCTTATTTAAAGAGACTGATAATGACGGATCGTTCCATTTATTTGAAGTGGGTGAGGGCGGAAATGGTGCCTCGGTTATTGTTGAATATAATGCGATTCTTCCAGAAGCCCGACAAGGTTTTGGTACCGTTCACCATGCCGCATTCCGCGTAGAGGATCGCTCTGTTTTGGAAGAATGGATTGAACGGATGAGTAGTTTCGGATTCCAAACATCCGGGTATGTCAATCGTCACTTTTTTGAGTCATTGTATGTAAGAGTTGCACCGCAAATTTTATTTGAATTTGCCACGGATGGGCCTGGCTTCATGGGTGATGAACCTTATGAAACACTTGGAGAAAAATTATCTTTACCTCCATTCCTAGAGCCTAAACGTGCACAAATAGAAAAATTAGTTCGCCCCATTGATACAGTGAGGAGTACAAAGGTGTTTAGTAAAGAATAA
- a CDS encoding PspA/IM30 family protein, protein MSIISRFKDIMASNINALLDKAENPEKMIDQYLRNLNSDLGKVKSETASVMAEEQRAKRLVTNCEEDMEKMEQYAMKALEAGNEGDARKFLEKKTALTARLTELQSAHQLASANALQMKQMHDKLVADIGELESRKNILKAKWSVAKTQERMNKLGASAAGSGQSITAFERMEEKVNRALDEANAVAELNAGPKDEIEDLTAKYDEANHDVEDELAALKARMKNKG, encoded by the coding sequence ATGAGTATTATTTCAAGATTTAAAGATATTATGGCGAGCAATATCAATGCTTTATTGGATAAGGCTGAAAACCCGGAGAAAATGATTGATCAGTACCTACGAAATCTTAACAGTGACTTAGGGAAGGTAAAATCGGAAACAGCATCCGTGATGGCGGAAGAACAGCGGGCAAAAAGGCTCGTAACTAACTGCGAAGAAGATATGGAGAAGATGGAACAATATGCGATGAAGGCCTTAGAAGCGGGAAATGAAGGAGATGCAAGGAAGTTTTTAGAAAAGAAAACGGCACTTACAGCTAGATTAACAGAATTACAGTCAGCCCATCAATTAGCCTCTGCGAACGCTCTGCAAATGAAACAAATGCATGATAAGCTTGTCGCGGATATCGGTGAATTGGAATCACGCAAAAATATACTAAAAGCGAAATGGTCTGTTGCCAAGACACAGGAACGAATGAATAAACTTGGAGCATCGGCAGCGGGTTCCGGCCAATCGATTACAGCATTTGAACGGATGGAAGAAAAGGTGAATCGTGCGCTGGACGAGGCGAATGCCGTGGCGGAACTTAATGCAGGTCCGAAAGATGAAATCGAAGACTTAACGGCTAAATATGACGAGGCGAACCATGATGTTGAGGATGAACTTGCGGCGTTGAAAGCAAGAATGAAGAATAAGGGATAG
- a CDS encoding TFIIB-type zinc ribbon-containing protein gives MILHYKCPSCGNDMNFDSESGELSCQSCGRHENIENYPEDLVSVRFSIDEANEYHCENCGAVLITEAETAATSCSFCGAGVVIAERVSGQLAPAKVIPFSINKEEATNAFKKWCRKGLLTPKGFMTADRIKSITGIYVPFWLFDLNSKVQVNATCTKVRTYEQGDYIYTETKYYDAFRDINLDYVKIPVDASEKMNDELMDKLEPFPYDQLKEFKTPYLAGYIAEKYNYTDEELLPRAKDRVSGYIESFISSTLTGYHSVNIKKKQINTRNVNSFYVLLPVWMVSYDYNDSEHTFAMNGQTGKIVGKPPISFGKVAMWLSGITAGTFFALKCVSYLMGGGFW, from the coding sequence ATGATCCTTCACTATAAATGCCCCAGCTGTGGAAATGATATGAACTTCGATTCTGAATCAGGCGAATTGTCTTGTCAAAGCTGCGGTAGACACGAAAATATAGAAAATTATCCTGAAGATTTGGTATCAGTCAGGTTTTCAATTGATGAGGCGAATGAGTACCATTGCGAAAATTGTGGAGCCGTTCTCATTACAGAAGCAGAAACAGCCGCAACAAGCTGCAGTTTCTGCGGTGCGGGTGTTGTTATTGCCGAGCGAGTATCAGGTCAGCTTGCACCGGCAAAGGTGATTCCTTTTAGCATTAATAAGGAAGAGGCAACGAATGCGTTTAAAAAATGGTGCAGGAAAGGACTTCTAACTCCGAAAGGCTTTATGACCGCCGATCGAATCAAAAGTATTACTGGAATCTATGTTCCCTTTTGGTTATTTGATTTAAATAGTAAGGTGCAAGTAAATGCCACATGTACGAAGGTAAGGACCTACGAACAGGGCGATTATATTTACACAGAAACAAAGTATTATGATGCCTTCCGCGATATCAACCTTGATTATGTTAAGATTCCAGTTGATGCATCGGAAAAGATGAATGACGAATTAATGGATAAACTGGAACCCTTCCCATACGATCAATTAAAAGAGTTTAAAACTCCCTATTTAGCAGGATATATTGCGGAAAAATACAATTATACAGATGAAGAGCTGCTCCCGCGGGCAAAGGATAGAGTCAGCGGTTATATTGAATCCTTTATTTCTTCGACTTTAACAGGTTATCATTCTGTAAATATAAAAAAGAAGCAGATCAATACGAGAAACGTGAACAGCTTTTATGTTTTACTGCCCGTATGGATGGTCAGTTATGATTACAACGATTCTGAGCACACCTTTGCGATGAATGGACAGACTGGAAAAATCGTTGGCAAACCGCCAATCAGTTTTGGTAAAGTAGCGATGTGGTTAAGTGGAATCACAGCAGGAACCTTTTTTGCTTTGAAATGTGTCTCTTATCTGATGGGGGGCGGGTTCTGGTGA